From a single Solanum dulcamara chromosome 4, daSolDulc1.2, whole genome shotgun sequence genomic region:
- the LOC129884681 gene encoding uncharacterized protein LOC129884681: MASLKFGVVVKLLEEMKMVENAEVEDRKPTLLQIRSIIPVLEEGNLLPNRGFYLKISDVSHAIYVTLPQDQNELILGNKLKLGQFIYVQKLEDAKPFPLLKDFTLLPGRRPCDGTPLEIGPVPNLEKILDGSNSDFIVEKGVISEENIMDISSCLRRLSLESSDVEEVRKKSSNTNVLEGSNTTKGKFRSLSASKTRPGVKRSCDVESRNYDSLRLVGRSRRLSVDNDSDTDSTVSSVSSSTWTSKRKSWNELKSLGTEEIFDSSVVKHNIRPPRCRSATVSPVRSVKYDSSDDNSSSISRRRIVDSAKKIVKSSTKIKNSVSKINCEQTIRPTKGLVFDRQGAETGISWDSLPSSLVELGKEVVKKRDIALFAAVEALQEACAAERLLNSLSKFSEFRLPKEDDLQPRVDEFLDLQDDMAQTRLIMKWLTNITPTRTEETDASSTRADNEALAITVQRKKNATIWIKSAVALDLSPSSTVLNPIPNTRSITNTLKKSSTSNHSTKQKGPSIVTTDHNRNTNDTCLVLTSNNNTQPEWTRGSTIDAAAHLASSLQDECRRMFLGYIEKYINELERKMSLMVSDNQVAAMMYKIKRVNDWLDLIINKEINGSEEGSNLDESEIEACHRVRNQIYGILLKHVERTAMALESSKMLRYIVDN, encoded by the exons ATGGCGAGTTTGAAATTTGGGGTTGTTGTAAAGTTGCTTGAAGAAATGAAAATGGTTGAAAATGCCGAAGTAGAAGATCGGAAGCCAACGTTATTACAAATCAGAAGCATAATTCCTGTCCTTGAAGAAGGTAATCTCTTGCCTAACAGGGGATTTTACCTCAAGATTTCAGACGTATCACACGCAATTTATGTCACATTGCCCCAAGACCAAAATGAGTTGATTTTAGGTAACAAATTAAAACTAGGACAATTCATTTATGTACAAAAATTGGAGGATGCAAAACCATTTCCATTGCTCAAAGATTTTACGCTTCTTCCTGGTAGACGTCCGTGTGATGGAACCCCTCTAGAAATTGGTCCGGTTCCAAATTTGGAAAAGATTCTTGATGGATCGAATTCTGATTTTATCGTTGAAAAGGGTGTCATCTCTGAGGAAAATATAATGGATATATCATCCTGTTTAAGAAGATTGTCTTTAGAGTCATCTGATGTAGAGGAAGTGAGGAAAAAAAGTAGTAATACTAATGTTCTTGAGGGAAGTAATACTACTAAAGGGAAGTTTAGGTCCTTGAGTGCTTCGAAAACTCGTCCAGGAGTTAAAAGATCATGTGATGTTGAGAGCAGAAATTATGATAGTCTAAGGCTCGTTGGTAGGAGTAGGAGATTGTCTGTTGATAATGATAGTGATACCGATAGCACGGTATCTTCAGTCTCATCATCTACATGGACTTCTAAGAGGAAAAGTTGGAATGAGTTGAAGAGTTTGGGAACTGAGGAGATTTTTGATTCTTCAGTTGTCAAACACAATATCAGACCACCACGTTGTCGTAGTGCAACT GTTTCACCTGTTCGTTCTGTCAAATACGATAGCTCAGATGACAATTCAAGTTCAATATCAAGAAGAAGGATTGTTGATTCGGCGAAGAAAATAGTCAAGAGTTCAACTAAGATCAAGAATTCCGTGTCAAAGATCAACTGTGAACAAACCATCCGTCCAACGAAAGGCTTAGTATTTGACAGACAAGGGGCAGAAACTGGGATTTCATGGGATTCACTTCCCTCGAGTTTGGTGGAGCTTGGCAAG GAGGTTGTAAAGAAAAGAGACATTGCTTTGTTTGCAGCTGTTGAGGCTTTGCAAGAAGCGTGTGCAGCTGAGAGGTTGCTCAATTCCTTAAG CAAATTCTCAGAGTTTCGTTTACCTAAAGAAGATGATCTACAGCCTCGTGTTGATGAGTTTTTGGATCTTCAAGATGATATGGCTCAAACAAGACTAATAATGAAGTGGCTAACAAATATAACTCCAACTAGAACAGAAGAAACTGATGCAAGTAGCACTCGTGCAGATAATGAAGCATTGGCAATCACAGtgcaaagaaagaaaaatgcaaCTATATGGATAAAATCTGCAGTGGCTTTAGATCTTTCACCATCCTCCACCGTTCTCAATCCAATTCCTAACACTAGGAGCATCACCAATACATTGAAGAAGTCGAGTACATCGAATCACAGTACCAAACAAAAAGGCCCAAGCATTGTTACAACTGATCATAACAGGAACACTAATGACACTTGTCTTGTATTGACATCTAACAATAACACGCAACCTGAATGGACCAGGGGTAGCACTATCGATGCAGCTGCTCACCTAGCCTCATCGTTGCAGGACGAGTGTAGGAGAATGTTTTTGGGATACATAGAGAAATATATAAATGAACTCGAAAGGAAAATGTCATTGATGGTATCAGATAATCAAGTAGCAGCAATGATGTATAAAATAAAGAGAGTAAATGACTGGTTAGATTTGATCATCAACAAGGAGATAAATGGAAGCGAAGAAGGTTCAAATTTGGATGAATCAGAAATTGAAGCATGTCATAGAGTGAGGAACCAAATATATGGGATCCTACTGAAGCATGTAGAGAGGACTGCAATGGCTCTTGAAAGTAGCAAAATGCTCCGTTACATCGTCGACAACTAA